The proteins below are encoded in one region of Chloroflexota bacterium:
- a CDS encoding carboxypeptidase-like regulatory domain-containing protein codes for MERSPSLDEYKDGMPERLPDPSARRRRAWIAIAVLAALALVFGMLNLARSGAFARVAGVGGVKGVVVDETGQPLSAEVFVLGTNLSAETDASGYFEIQGVPAGNQTLVIGYLAQGTEVPVRVAGGETRDLGQVRVSTAEQRDRLLAVEGGQ; via the coding sequence ATGGAGCGGTCGCCGTCCCTTGATGAATACAAAGATGGGATGCCCGAGCGCCTGCCGGATCCCTCGGCGCGGCGGAGGCGGGCGTGGATCGCCATCGCCGTTCTGGCGGCGCTGGCGCTGGTCTTTGGCATGCTCAACCTGGCGCGGAGCGGGGCGTTTGCCCGTGTCGCCGGGGTGGGCGGCGTCAAAGGTGTGGTGGTGGACGAGACGGGCCAGCCGCTGTCGGCCGAGGTCTTCGTGCTGGGGACCAATCTGTCTGCGGAGACCGACGCGAGTGGATACTTTGAGATTCAAGGCGTGCCCGCGGGCAACCAGACGCTGGTGATCGGCTACCTGGCTCAGGGCACCGAGGTGCCCGTGCGTGTGGCGGGCGGTGAGACCCGCGACCTGGGCCAGGTTCGGGTGTCCACCGCCGAGCAGCGGGACCGGCTCCTGGCCGTGGAGGGTGGGCAGTAG